A genomic stretch from Methanomassiliicoccales archaeon includes:
- a CDS encoding bifunctional N(6)-L-threonylcarbamoyladenine synthase/serine/threonine protein kinase, whose protein sequence is MIAIGLEGTAHTLGVGIVDDKGNILANEIKMYKPEKGGIHPREAANHHAENAAAVIRKSLEVAGVSPKDIDLVCFSQGPGLGPCLRTVATAARSLSLSLSVPIIGVNHCIAHLEIGIIKTQAKDPVLLYASGGNTQVIAFANGRYRVFGETLDIGIGNMLDKLGREIGLGYYAGPKIEALAKEGKKLLELPYSVKGMDMAFSGILTAALNLHANGASVEDICFSVQETCFAMLTEVTERAMAHVEKNEVLLGGGVVQNKRLQAMVAKMAEERGASMFVPEGRLCVDNGAMIAWTGLLMYKSGIRMDIKDTQVRQRFRTDEVEVTWRS, encoded by the coding sequence ATGATAGCGATCGGTCTTGAAGGGACAGCGCACACGCTTGGCGTCGGGATTGTTGATGATAAAGGCAACATTTTAGCGAATGAAATCAAGATGTACAAACCCGAAAAAGGCGGTATTCATCCTCGTGAGGCAGCGAATCATCACGCAGAAAATGCCGCCGCCGTTATAAGAAAAAGTCTGGAAGTTGCTGGAGTCTCCCCAAAAGACATCGACCTCGTTTGCTTCTCTCAAGGCCCTGGTCTTGGGCCTTGTCTTCGGACGGTCGCGACCGCTGCTAGATCTCTATCGCTTTCGCTGAGTGTCCCAATTATCGGCGTCAATCACTGCATCGCACACCTCGAAATCGGCATCATCAAAACTCAAGCAAAAGATCCAGTCTTACTTTACGCTTCTGGCGGCAATACGCAGGTCATTGCCTTTGCAAACGGCCGTTATCGGGTTTTCGGGGAGACGCTCGACATCGGGATAGGTAACATGCTCGATAAGCTCGGGCGCGAGATTGGACTTGGGTATTACGCTGGGCCGAAAATTGAAGCACTCGCGAAGGAAGGCAAGAAACTCCTCGAACTTCCTTACTCGGTGAAAGGAATGGACATGGCTTTTTCTGGCATCTTGACCGCTGCTTTGAATCTTCACGCGAATGGCGCGAGCGTTGAGGACATCTGTTTCTCCGTGCAGGAAACCTGCTTCGCGATGCTGACCGAGGTGACGGAAAGGGCGATGGCTCATGTCGAGAAAAACGAGGTTCTTCTTGGTGGGGGAGTTGTGCAGAACAAGCGATTGCAGGCGATGGTCGCGAAGATGGCAGAGGAAAGAGGCGCTTCGATGTTCGTGCCAGAGGGCAGGTTGTGTGTTGACAACGGCGCGATGATCGCCTGGACCGGCCTTCTCATGTACAAATCAGGCATTCGAATGGATATTAAGGACACGCAGGTGAGGCAGAGATTTAGAACGGATGAAGTCGAGGTGACCTGGCGATCTTAG
- a CDS encoding DHH family phosphoesterase, with protein sequence MNDAEPLPASLLDRIKDAIAALEKHQEIRIVSHYDADGIASAGILCNAVLRRGKSFQASMIKNLDAKAIAQFASEIDSGCLILSDMGSTFLDELERIEATVIVLDHHAPSRDSNKVFHINPHLFGLDGMTAASASAVCQLFATQMDASNWDLLPIAFAGIVGDRQHIRGLKGINEYLLSEGLSKGIVEVHEGSIIPNGKIRDALFYSVDPYFAGLSADEKGVADFLASININPEVPVDQLSESERRKIASLLALKLMKQGCTLSTLEEISHERFYFKKLQLYASDLASMLNACGRTDNEGIGLGVTLNDEQSIKEATALRKKYKETVLNSLKNLEKKGLTKLSNIQFFFSDNPNISGTVCGLAMQYLADRDKPTIAISIGDGESRVSSRATFEILEKGVDLSVAVGESARVVGGSGGGHAIASGATIPKGRENEFLECLDKMIGEQKRKKLGA encoded by the coding sequence ATGAATGATGCTGAGCCTCTGCCTGCAAGTCTTCTCGATCGCATCAAGGATGCGATTGCAGCGCTAGAAAAGCATCAGGAAATCAGGATTGTTTCGCATTACGATGCCGACGGGATCGCGTCGGCGGGCATCCTCTGCAATGCTGTTTTAAGGAGAGGAAAGAGCTTTCAGGCGAGCATGATCAAGAATCTCGATGCGAAAGCGATCGCACAATTCGCATCGGAAATCGATTCTGGGTGTTTGATTTTGTCCGATATGGGCAGCACCTTTTTGGACGAACTGGAAAGAATTGAAGCAACGGTCATTGTTCTCGATCACCATGCACCTTCTAGAGATTCAAACAAGGTCTTTCACATCAACCCACACCTTTTTGGCCTCGACGGTATGACAGCGGCCTCTGCGAGCGCGGTTTGCCAGCTCTTTGCAACACAAATGGACGCTTCCAACTGGGATCTACTGCCGATCGCGTTTGCCGGCATCGTCGGGGACAGACAACATATCAGGGGGTTGAAAGGGATTAACGAGTACCTTCTTTCCGAAGGTCTCTCAAAGGGCATCGTGGAAGTACATGAAGGCTCGATCATCCCGAACGGTAAAATCAGGGATGCGCTTTTTTACTCGGTCGATCCCTATTTTGCTGGCCTGAGCGCTGATGAAAAGGGTGTGGCTGATTTTCTTGCATCGATCAATATTAATCCCGAGGTACCAGTTGACCAGCTCAGCGAAAGCGAGCGACGAAAAATCGCGTCGCTTCTCGCGCTGAAATTAATGAAACAGGGGTGCACTCTGAGCACGCTTGAAGAAATTTCGCATGAACGATTTTATTTCAAAAAATTGCAGCTCTACGCGTCAGATCTCGCGTCAATGCTCAACGCCTGCGGGCGAACGGATAACGAAGGCATCGGTCTTGGTGTCACTTTAAATGATGAGCAATCGATCAAAGAAGCGACGGCACTCAGAAAAAAATACAAAGAAACTGTTCTCAATTCCCTCAAAAACCTTGAAAAGAAAGGGTTGACAAAACTTTCGAACATCCAGTTTTTCTTCAGCGACAATCCCAATATTTCCGGAACGGTCTGCGGTCTCGCGATGCAGTACCTTGCAGATCGTGACAAGCCGACGATCGCGATTTCGATCGGCGATGGGGAGTCAAGAGTCTCCTCGAGAGCGACTTTCGAGATCCTTGAAAAAGGTGTAGATCTATCGGTTGCGGTGGGGGAAAGTGCCCGTGTTGTCGGGGGCAGCGGCGGGGGACACGCGATCGCGAGCGGGGCGACGATCCCGAAGGGAAGGGAAAATGAGTTTCTCGAGTGTCTCGATAAAATGATCGGGGAACAGAAGAGAAAGAAACTTGGTGCCTAA
- a CDS encoding 30S ribosomal protein S15 — MARIHARRRGRSGSKRPLITKNPEWVPLNKEEIEKLVVKLGRDGLTSARIGLVLRDNYAVPSVKLATGKSITQILRENGLKPEIPEDLAALMRKAINVDMHLLENKKDVAAKRGLQLIESKIRRLVKYYKRQGVIPADWTYSLKTAELQIE, encoded by the coding sequence ATGGCTCGAATTCATGCCAGGAGAAGAGGCAGGTCAGGCTCAAAGAGACCGCTCATCACTAAGAATCCCGAGTGGGTTCCGTTGAATAAAGAGGAAATTGAAAAGCTCGTCGTAAAGCTTGGAAGGGATGGGTTGACGAGTGCGAGAATCGGTCTCGTTCTTCGAGACAATTACGCAGTACCGAGCGTCAAACTCGCCACAGGAAAGAGCATCACGCAGATATTGAGAGAGAACGGGCTGAAACCTGAAATTCCAGAAGATCTTGCCGCTTTAATGAGAAAGGCGATCAATGTCGATATGCACCTTCTCGAAAACAAGAAAGATGTTGCGGCGAAAAGAGGCCTCCAACTGATTGAATCGAAAATCAGGAGACTCGTGAAATACTACAAAAGACAGGGCGTCATTCCCGCCGATTGGACGTATTCCCTGAAGACGGCGGAACTCCAGATTGAGTGA
- a CDS encoding NUDIX domain-containing protein — protein sequence MSVVVAVAVENSKFLMVYNPKRKGWEFPGGRVEEDEEEEEACVREFVEEVGFEFIPRCKIRTELYSIFVGKIGKRVADAEMSWRFFDSLPDELSFPAEEYAEVLKKVRSLSESCSM from the coding sequence ATGAGTGTCGTTGTTGCTGTCGCTGTCGAGAATTCAAAATTCCTCATGGTTTATAATCCAAAAAGGAAAGGATGGGAATTTCCAGGCGGAAGAGTGGAAGAGGATGAGGAAGAGGAGGAAGCGTGCGTTCGTGAATTTGTCGAAGAAGTAGGATTCGAGTTCATTCCACGATGCAAAATTCGCACAGAACTGTATTCCATTTTTGTTGGAAAAATCGGCAAGCGCGTTGCCGATGCGGAGATGAGCTGGCGCTTTTTTGACTCTTTGCCAGATGAGCTCTCATTCCCTGCGGAAGAATATGCGGAGGTCTTGAAAAAAGTCAGAAGCCTCAGCGAATCCTGTTCAATGTAG
- a CDS encoding fibrillarin-like rRNA/tRNA 2'-O-methyltransferase codes for MESGIAIRETKFAGVFSDSQRIYTRNLTPGIRVYGERLIRINNEEYREWVASRSKLAAYLKLGGTFFPFERTTRVLYLGAASGTTASHVSDIVTEGKVYCVEISPRSFRDLLFVCSSRKNMIPLLADASKPENYVTMIDRVDIVYQDIAQRKQTLIFVKNMRAFNAKAGMIAIKARSEDVTRNPKEIYSESIRKLESEGYEVADVIALDPIEKDHAMIAVKGK; via the coding sequence ATGGAATCCGGCATCGCGATCCGTGAAACAAAATTTGCCGGTGTTTTCAGCGATTCTCAAAGAATTTATACAAGGAATTTGACGCCGGGAATCAGGGTTTACGGCGAACGATTGATCCGCATTAATAACGAGGAATACAGGGAGTGGGTGGCCAGTAGAAGCAAATTGGCTGCCTACCTCAAGCTTGGCGGAACCTTTTTTCCTTTTGAAAGGACAACGAGAGTGCTCTATTTGGGGGCGGCGAGCGGGACGACTGCTTCACACGTGTCAGATATTGTTACTGAGGGAAAAGTGTACTGTGTGGAAATATCTCCCCGCTCCTTCCGCGATTTGCTCTTCGTCTGCTCAAGTCGGAAGAATATGATTCCCCTGCTCGCAGATGCAAGTAAACCAGAAAACTACGTGACTATGATCGATAGGGTAGATATTGTCTATCAAGACATCGCGCAGCGGAAGCAGACCTTAATTTTTGTGAAAAATATGCGAGCATTCAATGCAAAAGCGGGGATGATCGCGATCAAAGCGAGGTCTGAAGATGTCACAAGGAATCCAAAAGAGATCTACAGCGAGTCCATCAGGAAGCTTGAAAGCGAGGGATACGAGGTTGCTGATGTAATCGCCCTCGATCCAATCGAAAAGGATCACGCAATGATCGCGGTGAAGGGAAAATGA
- a CDS encoding winged helix-turn-helix transcriptional regulator codes for MSKDHESDKIEELTQRIKQLEETLSEIIQPYRELVDRLSHFQNLVVQYFQLLNIYRKFGMISIDVILPEIKDEISKEILRILAEKQGLNVSQITAELRMRRGTASRRIVSGRLQTLVSRGYVTEKSQRRQKRYEISDEVIKKWSHVLGLSK; via the coding sequence GTGTCAAAGGATCACGAATCAGATAAAATCGAAGAGCTTACGCAGCGGATCAAGCAACTCGAGGAAACGCTCAGCGAAATCATTCAGCCTTATCGGGAACTTGTTGACAGACTTTCCCATTTTCAAAATCTTGTGGTTCAGTATTTTCAATTGCTCAACATTTATCGAAAATTCGGAATGATTTCGATTGACGTGATTTTGCCAGAAATCAAAGATGAGATTTCGAAAGAGATTTTGAGGATTCTTGCGGAAAAACAGGGTCTCAATGTCTCCCAGATCACAGCTGAACTTCGCATGAGAAGGGGAACGGCTTCGAGAAGGATTGTCAGCGGTCGACTTCAAACTCTGGTTTCAAGAGGTTATGTCACTGAAAAATCTCAGAGACGGCAGAAACGCTATGAAATTTCGGATGAAGTGATCAAAAAGTGGTCACACGTGCTCGGTTTATCAAAATAA
- a CDS encoding inositol monophosphatase, whose amino-acid sequence MREILESIAREVRFDISSLPSTFEKGKELGIGADGTPTCGVDRVAEERILRCVDEMKLPFNVLSEEIGYIERGYERTLVIDPIDGTHNAILGIPLYSVSLAIGKSSLNDVEFGLVKNIVTGDTYYAEKGKGAFLNGNRIVVRKFNRRQSTFLVYVGMYSHPDTFHVARKSTKTRSLGCASLEMCMVAEGKVDAYYMNCEVHEKSIRVIDIAASALILREAGGEIVTLSGEPLDMPFDLAARSNFLAYGDHSVKEVIL is encoded by the coding sequence ATGCGCGAAATCCTTGAGAGCATTGCGCGAGAGGTCCGCTTTGATATCTCATCGCTTCCGTCGACATTCGAAAAGGGAAAGGAATTGGGAATCGGGGCGGATGGTACCCCGACTTGCGGTGTCGACAGGGTTGCTGAAGAAAGAATCCTGAGATGTGTCGATGAAATGAAACTTCCATTCAATGTGTTGAGCGAGGAAATCGGATATATTGAAAGAGGGTACGAGCGGACCCTCGTGATCGATCCTATCGATGGCACGCACAACGCGATTCTGGGAATTCCACTCTACAGCGTGTCACTCGCGATTGGTAAGTCTTCTCTCAATGATGTTGAATTTGGACTCGTCAAGAATATCGTGACTGGTGATACATATTATGCGGAGAAGGGAAAGGGCGCGTTTTTGAATGGGAATAGGATCGTGGTTAGAAAATTCAATCGAAGGCAGTCAACATTCCTCGTTTATGTGGGCATGTATTCGCATCCCGATACGTTTCATGTCGCACGCAAATCAACGAAAACGCGTTCCCTTGGTTGCGCTTCGCTCGAAATGTGCATGGTCGCTGAGGGAAAGGTCGATGCTTATTACATGAATTGCGAGGTGCACGAAAAATCGATTCGGGTTATCGATATCGCGGCGAGTGCATTAATACTGAGGGAAGCAGGAGGGGAAATCGTGACGCTCAGCGGCGAACCCCTCGATATGCCATTCGATTTGGCGGCGAGAAGTAATTTCCTCGCCTACGGTGATCACTCGGTCAAAGAGGTGATTTTGTGA
- a CDS encoding NAD(+) kinase — translation MKFGITANVDVPDAVSICRKVIDLLSGHEIILEKEIAQKLGYEGYRIEDMKVDILITVGGDGTILRSLQRNNSPIFGINAGVLGFLTEISADAVEDGIKRILNGEYVIEERLKLKTVVGGKRLYDSMNETVVHTANIAKIRQFEVYVDNQLVIDVRADGIIVATPTGSTCYAMSVGAPIIDPRVDAFVIAPMAPFKFAAKPLVVPSTSCIKLKLVRPKPCVCVVDGQESHEMSGDEIVELSVSEKKARFVGFGRGFYSKIREKLLGSL, via the coding sequence GTGAAATTTGGAATTACTGCAAATGTTGACGTTCCTGACGCGGTAAGCATTTGCAGAAAAGTCATTGATTTATTATCTGGACACGAGATTATTTTGGAAAAAGAAATTGCGCAGAAGCTGGGATATGAGGGATATCGTATTGAAGATATGAAGGTCGACATACTCATCACCGTCGGTGGCGACGGGACGATATTGCGCTCCCTGCAGCGCAACAACTCCCCGATTTTTGGGATCAATGCTGGTGTTCTCGGATTTCTGACAGAGATCAGCGCTGATGCTGTCGAAGATGGCATCAAAAGGATTCTCAACGGGGAGTACGTGATCGAAGAAAGGCTGAAACTCAAGACCGTCGTCGGCGGTAAGAGACTTTACGACTCGATGAATGAAACGGTCGTGCACACGGCGAACATCGCGAAGATCAGGCAGTTTGAAGTTTACGTGGACAACCAACTGGTCATCGACGTGAGGGCCGATGGCATCATCGTCGCAACGCCGACAGGTTCAACCTGTTACGCGATGAGCGTTGGAGCGCCGATCATCGATCCTCGCGTCGACGCTTTTGTCATCGCGCCAATGGCGCCTTTCAAGTTTGCAGCGAAACCGCTTGTCGTACCCTCGACCAGTTGCATCAAGCTCAAGCTTGTCAGGCCGAAGCCCTGTGTGTGCGTCGTTGATGGGCAGGAGTCGCATGAGATGAGCGGCGACGAGATCGTCGAGTTGTCTGTTTCAGAAAAAAAGGCAAGATTTGTTGGCTTTGGTCGAGGTTTCTATTCGAAGATACGGGAGAAGCTTCTGGGCTCGTTATGA
- a CDS encoding Mov34/MPN/PAD-1 family protein produces MTGERRRRVWGIEEAVIETINEAAKSSFPNEFVAALRAEKGVITEILLLPGTISGERSGLLQLHMLPIDFSVVGTVHSHPSFSNEPSDADLALFGRFGYIHIITCVPFDEKSWKAYDYRGNEVELEVI; encoded by the coding sequence ATGACTGGGGAACGGCGAAGGCGCGTGTGGGGGATTGAGGAAGCAGTTATCGAAACGATCAACGAAGCAGCGAAAAGCAGCTTTCCGAATGAATTCGTCGCAGCTCTGCGTGCCGAGAAGGGTGTGATCACTGAGATTCTGCTTTTGCCCGGAACGATTTCAGGAGAACGATCTGGTCTTCTCCAATTACATATGCTTCCAATCGATTTTTCGGTTGTTGGAACGGTTCACTCGCATCCTTCATTCAGCAATGAACCGTCCGATGCGGATCTTGCACTGTTTGGTCGATTCGGGTATATTCATATCATCACTTGCGTGCCCTTTGATGAGAAAAGCTGGAAGGCGTACGATTATAGAGGAAATGAGGTAGAACTCGAAGTCATTTAG
- a CDS encoding NTP transferase domain-containing protein, with the protein MKALILAAGEGTRLRPLTSNIPKPLLLVAGKPFLSHLITALKDAGIKEISLLVGWKSNRIKEFYRDGSEEGVIIEYLEQKERMGTAHAIGIAENIMKDSFLCVNGDIVVSASDLKEMIDIHRKYGSIVMGAVTVEDPSRFGVIETSGEKLLRIVEKPKVPASKLVNAGVFIFTPEIFEWIRKTNRSPRGEYEITDSLNMIAASHDVIVYPLKEGWIDVGRPWDLLRANEILMSKIKRQIEGVVENGATLIGDVVVEKGARVRSGCYIEGPVFISKECDIGPNCYIRPATCLGRGVRVGSAVEIKNSIIMAETHIAHHNYVGDSIIGERCNLGAGTKVANLRFDGKSIKLAMNGVLIDSGRRKLGVIMGDDVKTGINSMIDAGTVIWESSVIGPGALAKGSIGPRSKVF; encoded by the coding sequence ATGAAAGCGCTCATTTTAGCCGCAGGCGAGGGAACAAGACTCAGACCTTTGACATCAAACATTCCGAAACCGCTTCTCCTCGTTGCTGGAAAACCATTTCTCAGTCATTTGATCACCGCTTTGAAAGACGCTGGTATCAAAGAAATCAGTCTTCTGGTCGGCTGGAAGAGCAACAGAATCAAGGAATTTTATCGTGATGGTTCAGAGGAAGGCGTCATTATCGAATATCTTGAACAGAAAGAGAGAATGGGCACAGCGCACGCAATCGGCATCGCTGAGAACATCATGAAAGATTCATTTCTCTGCGTCAACGGCGATATCGTCGTCTCCGCATCGGACCTCAAAGAGATGATCGATATCCATCGCAAATACGGATCGATTGTCATGGGAGCTGTGACGGTCGAGGATCCGTCGAGGTTTGGTGTCATCGAGACATCGGGAGAAAAACTTCTGAGAATTGTTGAAAAGCCAAAGGTTCCAGCGTCGAAGCTTGTCAACGCTGGTGTGTTTATCTTCACGCCGGAAATTTTCGAATGGATCAGGAAGACAAACCGATCGCCGAGGGGGGAGTATGAAATCACCGACAGCCTCAATATGATTGCCGCATCGCATGACGTGATCGTTTACCCTTTGAAAGAAGGTTGGATCGATGTTGGAAGACCATGGGATCTTCTTCGAGCAAACGAGATTCTGATGAGTAAGATCAAAAGACAAATCGAAGGTGTTGTGGAGAATGGTGCGACATTGATCGGCGATGTGGTCGTTGAAAAAGGTGCGAGGGTGAGAAGCGGCTGTTATATCGAGGGGCCTGTGTTCATCTCGAAGGAATGTGACATCGGACCGAACTGTTACATCAGGCCCGCGACTTGTCTCGGCAGGGGCGTTAGGGTCGGGAGCGCTGTGGAAATAAAGAACTCGATTATTATGGCAGAAACACACATCGCACATCACAATTATGTCGGTGACAGCATCATCGGGGAGCGGTGCAATCTCGGTGCGGGGACGAAAGTGGCCAATCTTCGTTTTGACGGAAAGTCGATCAAACTCGCGATGAACGGTGTTTTGATCGATTCGGGTCGAAGAAAACTCGGTGTGATTATGGGAGATGACGTGAAAACTGGCATCAACAGCATGATTGACGCGGGTACGGTGATCTGGGAGTCTTCAGTCATTGGTCCTGGTGCTCTCGCGAAAGGGAGTATCGGTCCACGGAGCAAGGTGTTCTAA
- the glmM gene encoding phosphoglucosamine mutase yields the protein MTIDLARAVGAAIGGQYRRVVIGKDVRTSGDMIACALSSGIMSCGGDVYDVGMIPTPTLAHATKNYDCGLMITASHNPPEYNGIKMWNPDGSSFDDDQMEDIENAVRELKFKRADWRSVGTKYTHEGAVESHIEIISKLVGPITAKVVVDCGCGATSTITPRLLRELGCSVVSINSHPDGFFPGRSPEPTEDQLVRLKDIVLSENADIGIAHDGDGDRVVMIDEKGRFIGGDKLLALLTAMFGEKEVVTTIDSSMVIDELVEGKVVRTRVGDAYVSNMMKRTGIEFGGEPSGTFIFAKNSLCPDGIYAAALLVKIASENRISEIVDSLPNYPSFRGSFNFDRTRRKEIERTLAQEIEKVKCDNLLTVDGFRAEFSDGWFLIRLSGTEPKIRITVEARTEEALTRLKTISMEIARRCIS from the coding sequence ATGACAATCGATTTGGCACGGGCGGTGGGAGCTGCCATCGGCGGTCAGTATCGCAGAGTCGTCATCGGGAAGGATGTTCGAACAAGCGGGGACATGATCGCTTGTGCTCTCTCATCTGGAATCATGTCATGTGGCGGCGATGTTTACGATGTCGGTATGATACCAACGCCTACACTTGCACATGCGACAAAGAATTACGATTGCGGTTTAATGATCACCGCATCTCACAACCCACCAGAATACAACGGAATCAAGATGTGGAATCCAGATGGATCTTCATTCGATGATGATCAGATGGAGGACATCGAAAACGCGGTTAGAGAGCTGAAGTTCAAAAGAGCCGACTGGAGAAGTGTTGGAACGAAGTACACACATGAGGGCGCGGTCGAATCTCACATTGAAATCATTTCAAAACTTGTCGGTCCGATTACGGCAAAAGTTGTCGTTGATTGCGGATGCGGCGCCACCTCTACCATCACACCCCGCCTTCTGAGGGAACTCGGTTGCAGTGTCGTTTCAATCAATTCACACCCGGATGGTTTTTTCCCCGGAAGATCACCCGAACCGACCGAAGATCAATTGGTACGATTGAAAGATATCGTGCTCAGCGAGAATGCCGATATCGGCATCGCTCACGACGGTGATGGCGATCGGGTTGTGATGATCGACGAGAAAGGACGATTCATCGGGGGCGACAAATTGCTTGCTCTCCTGACCGCGATGTTCGGAGAAAAGGAAGTGGTGACGACGATCGATTCCTCGATGGTCATCGACGAATTGGTTGAAGGTAAAGTCGTGAGGACAAGGGTTGGCGATGCGTATGTCTCGAACATGATGAAGCGAACGGGGATCGAGTTTGGCGGAGAACCCTCGGGAACATTCATTTTCGCGAAGAATTCGCTCTGTCCCGACGGGATCTATGCCGCTGCTCTACTGGTTAAAATCGCCTCTGAAAACAGGATTTCTGAGATCGTTGACTCGTTGCCAAACTACCCCTCATTTAGAGGTTCTTTCAATTTCGATCGTACGAGAAGAAAGGAAATCGAAAGAACGCTCGCGCAAGAAATTGAAAAGGTGAAGTGCGATAATCTGTTAACGGTGGATGGATTCAGAGCCGAATTCTCAGATGGTTGGTTCCTCATTCGATTATCTGGAACGGAGCCAAAAATAAGGATTACAGTCGAAGCGCGTACGGAAGAGGCGCTTACAAGGCTCAAGACCATTTCGATGGAAATCGCAAGAAGGTGTATTTCATGA
- a CDS encoding 3'-phosphoesterase produces MALDEYKKKRDFIITPEPEGSVQGIEGEFVVQEHHASHLHFDFRLSLDGVLKSWAVPKGVPLEKGVRRLAVETEDHPIEYLDFEGVIPEGQYGSGEVKIWDRGEFDLIERTPDRIVINIEGAKLKGQYALIRFKGKEKEGKNWLLIKMA; encoded by the coding sequence ATGGCGCTCGACGAATACAAGAAAAAGAGAGATTTCATCATAACCCCAGAGCCAGAGGGAAGCGTTCAAGGGATTGAGGGTGAGTTTGTCGTTCAAGAACATCATGCCTCTCATCTGCATTTCGATTTTCGTCTTTCCCTTGACGGCGTCCTGAAGAGTTGGGCCGTTCCAAAAGGTGTACCTTTGGAAAAAGGCGTCAGGCGTCTCGCCGTCGAGACAGAAGATCATCCGATTGAATATCTTGATTTCGAAGGTGTGATTCCCGAGGGTCAGTATGGTTCTGGGGAAGTGAAGATCTGGGATAGAGGAGAATTTGATCTTATCGAGAGAACCCCTGACAGAATCGTTATTAATATTGAGGGGGCGAAACTGAAAGGGCAATACGCGCTGATCAGATTTAAGGGAAAAGAAAAAGAAGGGAAGAACTGGCTCCTCATCAAGATGGCATAA